GTTCTtcctttgttttattgaaacattgtgtgaatgttatatttacaacattatataatgttaCCTCAACAACATCCTCAAAACATCCTCAAAATGTTGCAGGGAAAATGTTCTAGATTTGTTTGTACTTAACATTATAGGAAcattttctgaatttaaaaacattcttaaaacatttttggaacattacattcaaatgttttctttaaaacattaaaaaaccttTACAGAATGttagccaaagttctgagaacgttccctgCTAGCTGGGTTAACAGGTTCTGTATACGGTAACAGTGCTATAGCACCTCAGTTATCCCAAAGAACCAgtgaagaaccgctgaagaaccactgaagcaccaagatttggtgctatacagcacttaaagtggttcccctatgattacgagccaaagaGCTACTTTTAGTActatatagcaccattttttagagtgtaagagAACACATGCTTGCAAACACATTCGGACCAGAAGGGCACAGAAATTTTATCATCATGAAATGATATGCTGGGTTATAATTGTCATTGTAGTGGTAAAAACTACTTTCAATGTTCCCAATCCTTCCTCTTGTTTTTTGTCCACTGTGGGAGATGTTGATGCAATGATCTTGAAGTTTGCAAAGTAACATCAATGTTTCAGACAATAactaatatgtttaataaataaaaataaagatgacataaaacaaacaaataacttGAAGGCCGCTTGCAAACCTGGCTCCATGTGCATGGTCAAAAGAGTGTATGCTTTTGCACCAGCGCCCCCCTCCTATCAGCGGTAGCATATCCTTTTAAACATCTTTCCCCTCTCACCTATAGAGGGCACACAGTCAGAGAAATAAACACCATTAACAATATTGCAACAAACAggtatttaaatgaacacatttataaaaaatgtaataaggTGATAAGTATGGCTGCTACAGTCATCATGGCATGATATTTTGGGGCatgattttcattattattatcgcACACCTTTGGATTGAGAATAAGTTGGcttttttgaatggatgtcaatggtcAAGGCTTCAATACTCTGAGTTCAGTGAAGAAACAGCTGATCACTTTATGAACTAACAGCCTGTCTGCTGATCTTCAACATGTTTACCATTAAACATTCCAGACGTGTGTATGTACAGCTGGCTAATCAGAGGCCTGTAATCTGGGTGTGTATTAAtggtgttttttgtgttttaactGGTTTTGAAAATTACACACTTGGCATTGCTCAAGAATCTCAGGTGAGAGTGTGTTATGTTTGATGAGAGTGACGAAAGGAAAGCATGAGAGTAGATGAGATCCAATATTATTCAATATAGTTCCTCTTTTAATATAGTTCATAGAATTTAGTgccttatttatttttggaaagTGTCTGGTGACAGTGGAGCTATTTGAAACCTTTTTCTTCATGTCCAACAGCAGTGAGTCAGTGAAGGAAGATTGCATCTGTTGATCAGCATTGTGACACACTAGAAGAGATGGAAGAAGACAAGCTGAAACACAAGGAAGGTAATGAAGAAAGAATATCAGTAATGTTAAAGTTGTCATTTAGGAAATTCCATTAATCTCTGTCTCTATTCCAGTCCAGATGAGCAGCAGTGCTCACACTGGAGTCAGTGTTGGTCTGAATGCTCAGACGGGAGCGACTGTAAATGCTCCTGTACTCACTGGAAACACCATCACAGGCCCGGTGAACATCAACATCAACACTGCAGGAAACGGTACTATCACTATAACTGTGCATATTAAGATACACTGCTTATTAGCAGTCAGTTAATAGCTTGATAAGTTAAATAATGCTCAGTGATTGTGAACCTTTTTCCTATAAAGTATGTAAGAATGTAAGAATTAGATTTCACTTCCTCTTCAGTCAAGATTCAGTCCCTCTCAGTTATCAATGGTCAGCAGCTGTGGCAAGAAATCATGTGAACATAGTCATGTCACAAATCTTCAATCTTTATTGAGCAGTTTACACAATTTATACTTTCCATAGAAAAAAGTGACAGTCCCATCCCGGATGTCCTTCAGAGGGCgcacaaaaataaaaccataaaagGAATCATTTCACAGTACaaaatttcaaatatgaaacaCAACCTTGAACATAGAACAACAGGAACAAGGTGGCTAGAAATAAGAGGAAAAGAAACATATCAACTGAAAAACAACTTCTTATAAGGCAGTTATGGAACAATACAAAAGAGGCTATGTGACATTTTCTTCACTCATGCATATTCTCTATGGTGACTGAACATAAAAGAAGTGAATAGtgacttatattacattcaGGAAGAGAATAAAAGGGCTGTAGGAGGCCTCTAAATCTCACAGTTGATTTTAAGGTCATATTGTTCACAGGCAGACATACTTTAGCTACAGGATTTGCTTTTGTGTATctgtagaaaattatatttgtttttatttcccTCCTACAGAAACAGCAGAGAAACACAGAGAAGAGCAAGGTACCATCTTAACAGTCATAttctcttaaaggattagtccacttttaaataaacttttcctgacaATTTAcatacccccatgtcatccaagatgttcatgtctttctttcttcagtcgaaaagaaatgaaggtttttgatgaaaacattccaggattattctccttatagtggacttcaatggcctctagacggttgaaggtcaaaattactaACTTACGGAACAAACGCAGCggcagtttcatttttttccttaagtacaatagggaaggcgtaggacatacagtgtaagctttttgaagaataccgAAACGGGAGGTAcattcaaggcgatattttgtgtttataaagcataaacggttgtatttttttagaaaatgatcgatcgtttctctagataagacccttattcctcgtctggtatcatttaaagtcctttgaagctgcactgaaactgtaattttgaccttcaaccgtctggaggccattgcagtccactataaggagaaaaatcctggaatgttttcatcaaaaaccttaatttctttttgactgaagaaagaaagacatgaacatcttggatgacatgggggtgagtaaattatcaggaaaggtttatttaaaagtggactaatcctttaaggctaGTTCACACTACACCACTGAATGTCGACCAACACTAATAGACAGATATTGTCAGATAAGTCTTTTCCCTGTTGGCATCTGTTAGTGTTAGTCAGTGTTTGTTTTTACCTACAGAACATGTTCATTCACTGTTTGTCAGGAGCAGGAATGTGATCAGCATCAGTCTGTACAGTGTGAACTAGTCTTTTTAAAGTGTTTCAGAAGTGATTTAAACATGTCAGatgtattttgaatttggacacTAGCTCATGGGCCCAATGTATAGAAAATCTGTGTTTTATCCTAAATGTCTGTGTACACACAAAACTTATTCTcttgataaataaaagtaaGTGTAGGAATATTTATGACTTTTTAAATCTAAACGCTGCCATGCAGTGGTTGTAAAGGTCAGGTTGGgatcattattaatattgtaaCGAAGGTTAACTGTGAGAGGTGATGTACTGTATCACCAGAACTAACCAGACAGCACCACTAACCTTTTCAACAGCCAAATACTTCAGTCAACCACCGGATGTGACTGGCAATGACCATGACAGTATACCTTACATACAAGAACTAGAGCATTCACTGCCAGATGTTCCTCGATCCCTATCCTCTGTACTGAgtttacaaatttaaaaaaagtatatatgcCAGGATGACAGTTCTGTTTTGAATGCTTAAGGGTATTCCCTTCCATgcatgtaatatatatttatcaaaatatagTGAATTAAATGGAAGATCTGAGGCCTCTGAGCTGTAATAATTTCAACAGTAATTTAAGTACAATATGTTGAATGAATTCTGATCAGATCATGCTGATGTGAAAGCTTTgacatttgtctttttttaataaaatatgtttttgctttccctcatattttatttatttacactaaACAGAGAACTTGATTCTGAAAAAATTCTTAGGAACTCACAAAACAGACATGAAGGAGAAAGCAGAGCGTATTTTTGAAGGCATGAAAGAAAATGAAGCACTTCTTAAGGATGTTTACACAGAACTGTTCATCACAGAGGGAGATATGAAAGATGTCAATCAGGAACATGAGATTCTGAAGATTGATGATGCtttcaagaacaaaaaaacacaagacAAACCAATCAAATGCAATGATATATTTACATTACTAAGAGgtaaaaatgagaaaaagatTGTGCTGACCAAGGGAGTCGCTGGCGTTGGAAAAACTGTCTCTGTGCACAAGTTCATCCTGGACTGGGCAGAAGGAAAAGCCAATGATTTTGTTGACTGTGTATTCCTGCTTCCATTCCGAGACATTAACTTGATGACAAATGAAGATTACAGTCTCCATGAGCTTCTGCTGGAATTTTATCCTGAACTGAAGGACCTGGAGAAATCAAAATTATATAAGGAATGCAAGATAGCATTTATATTTGATGGACTTGATGAGAGTCGCCTGCCTTTGAATTTTAACAGTAGATCATTGAACTCTGCTGAGAAAATATCATCTGTAGACGTGCTGTTCACAAGTCTGGTCAAAGGGATTCTGCTTCCATCAGCTCTCGTCTGGGTGACCTCACGACcagcagcagccaatcagatcccTCCTCAGTATGTGGGTTTGTACACAGAGGTGCAAGGATTCACTGACCAACAGAAGGAAGAGTACTTCAGAAAGAGAATCACAGATGAGACTCAGGCCTCCAGAATCATCTCACACATTAAGACGTCTCGTAGTCTCTACATCATGTGCCACATTCCTGTGTTCTGCTGGATCATGGCCACAGTACTTCAGGATATTCTCACCGGCAACAATACAGAGAACATCAGCACAACACTCACTGAAATGTATATTCACTTCCTGCTGATACAGATGAACCTGAAGAGCCAGAAGTACGATAAGCAAGAAGAAAGACAACGTACAAAACTCTTAGATTCGAACGGAGAAATTATTTTGAAGTTAGCCAAGCTAGCGTTTGAACAGCTGAAGAAGGACAACATTGTGTTCTATGAGAAAGATCTGGAAGCATGTGGTATTGATGTGAGTAAAGACACTGAGTTCACAGGAATGATCGCCGAGATCTTCAAGAAGGAACATGGGCTTCATGCAACAAAAGTCTTCTGCTTTGTGCATTTGAGTGTTCAAGAGTTTCTCGCTGCAGTGCATGTGTTCCTCTGTTACCTGAACAAGAACATGCAGGAgcttcagtttttctttgatgAACCAGAAGAAAACGTCACATTGCAGGAGCTACTAGAGAAGGCTGTTGATAAAGCCATGAAGAGTGAGAGAGGACATCTGTACCTGTTCCTGCGGTTTCTGCTGGGAATTTCACTGGAATCCAGTCAGAACCTGCTCAAAGGCCTGATCACACACACTGACGTCACCACAGAGAGCATCACACAAACAACTAAATACATTAAACGAAAACTATCCTGGTACACCTCAGATGAAGCTTCAGTCAACCTATTCTACTGCTTACTTGAGCTCAAGGATAATTCATTATATGAGGAAATCCAAAGATACCTCAGTTCAGGTGAACATCCAGGAAGAGAACTCTCATCTTCGATGTGCACAGTGCTGACCTACATACTGCTGATGTCAGAGAAGGTGCTGGATGAGTTCAACCCAAAGAGGTTCACGTCATCTTCAAACTACAAGAGATTTGTTCCAGCTGTGAGATGTTGCAGAAAAGCCCTGTGAGTAATTTCACTGATGGCTGTTTAATTAAAGGTTTTGATCTATCACTAAAcaactaaatgtaaaaaatactgAATAATGAAATATCTGTATGTCCTGATTAAGAAGGGTACAATGTGTTATTGGAAAACATTGAACATCAGAAAATAATCTAGTTAAGCGTTCTGTTTTGTCAGATTTGATGGCTGTGGTCTTGATGAAACTTGCTGTGAAACTATATCTTCAGTTCTACAATCATCAAACTCCCATCTGACTGAGTGGGACCTGAGCTGCAATCACCTGAAGGATTCAGGAGTTATGCTGCTTTCTGATGGACTAAAGAGTTCACACTGTCAACTGAATATACTGAGGTTTGACATTCAcattcactcattttctatattcaaaaaaatatggacaaatATCTGTTTTCATAGCTATGACTAGCACATATTTTCTCCTGTCTATATTGTTGTATGAATGTATCAGTGGTGTTTTCTCCAAGCACCCAAGGAAGAAAACCTGAtttcagttttcacaaaaaactCCTGTCTCAGGCAGCATGCAATCTGAAATTCAGTTCTCTTTAgtgttatatttataatattcatataaacatagtcggttatgtcttaagtgacttaagttacttttttttaactgtttcaTGTCataataacaatttaaaacatgTTCCCATTCTTTGTGCATTTGATTAttacagcagctttacattctTTTCATCAGTCAAATCCTCTGCACATCATGCCCCGAGGATCATATTACTTCCAGTTATTGCCTTATTTTAGTAGGACAGTTTCAGTGTGTTGATAACTTGAGAACCGCTGTGACCGGATCATTGAGATTTAATTGAGCTGAACTGTATCAGTTGCATTCATGTACAGTTTGCTGCAGTGATGAGCACAAATGCACAGATGAGTTATAAACTTAACCCTCAACCCTTACATTTTAATGGCTAACATCTCATTACACTGAATTTAGCACAAACATGTAGTTCAGATTATAAACCCTTCCTGATAATCACAGTGATACCACTGTTTGTTTCGTTCTCTACACAGGCTATTTGGGTGTAATCTGACTGGTCAGTCCTGTGAAAGTTTGTCTTTAGCCCTAGAATCCTCAAACTCTGTCCTGCGAGAACTGGACCTGAGTAACAATGACCTGCAGAATTCTGGAGTGAAGCTTCTTTCTGATGGACTGAAGAGTCCAAACTGTCAGCTGCAGATACTGaggtatttaaagggttagttcacccaaaaatgaaaattctgtcatttattactcatgctgttccacacccgtaagaccttcattcatcttcggaacacaaattaagatattttagttgaaatccgatggctcagtgaggcctccataggaagcaatgacacttcctctctcaagatccataaaggtactaaaaacatatttaaatcggttcatgtgaatacagtggttcaatattaatattataaagctacgagaatatttttggagcgccaaaaataacaaaataacgacttatttagtgatggccgatttcaaaacaatgcttcaggaagcatcggagcacagtgaatcagtgtattgaatctgctgttcggagcgccaaagtcacgtgatttgacacactgattcaatgtgctccgatgcttcatgaagcagtgttttgaaatcggccatcactaaataagtctttattttgttatttttggcgctccaaaaatattctcgttgctttataatattaacactCTGGGGTCGGCgatcacgccggcgtgaccaccgcattttttttctaaccattgtgaaagagactcaaaatactctgtcaatgttgcacatacaattaagagctatacaccattttaatctgtggaatatcttcttttatttgtgtacactcagagtaacaacaaaatgttgtgctttttgtaaaataaagaaaactaacatgatgcgtgatctctcgtctccctctgaatgaagtccaacctgatagttctcagaaaatgaactgtaacttagtgaatactaatcacaaaaaaatgagacttctgtctaaaaaaacgttgaaatgtcaggttttaaatcgtgtaagtcaaatcgaaaacaaaaattctgtgtttatgtaatctgtatgaaaagagagccatgtcagaagtcagtgatccagctcattacccgctaatgcggccacgcccacggagccagcgctattcagatgcaaattcagaggaaatgcatgcattcatcatctcaatcgtgtatttattgtcttgaaaagtgtttatctggatgataaagccatggttagcgagctctagaagacatgcagttagttcctggttcttcttcttctttatatggatttgtggactaaaggtgcacagagcgccctccggctgcaagtatgaattgaaaacacagtatccagcactcatagtgatgacaataaatattgaataaatattactcctctgtatagaaaattgacaaacatatgagaatccatcaatatttctccaaatgcacatgcttttaagctaaaagcctatatgaaatgccatagaggtaacataactgttcagacactttgcatcacagaaatgcattacattttaaagaatataatagaataccattattttaaattgtaataatatttcacagtattgcagttttttctgtatgtttgatttacaccatgatgagctgagacatgattttttcacagcctacctgactgaaagagctcattatttatgcaggacattagagctctttatgtgattcttttgtcttctcaggtgagaatcacccattattcatgatgattcacgcctccacgcatactgtgtttcttgaccaaagatgttttataaaatttaaatctctctattgttttatatgaacaagcaggcagcataatttttacctcattttgaagcaaaaactctagtctacaacctccaataaccagaagtcttgtgaacacaaatttaatatatattttttggctttatttcagtgacttaagttttttgttttttcaataaccatgcataaacgttattccttcaaaaatacaaacatgtacatacatgttcctcacatattattgtagcctagtttgtgctgaatacagtgtaatgacactttttccattaatatgtttatgaacaactgaaaaaagcacaaatgtcagggcatgtcaaaccttctccagggccccaaaaaacctcagacccctgagggttaatattgaaccactgtactcacatgaaccgatttaaatatgtttttagtacctttatggatcttgagagaggaagtgtcattgcttcctatggaggcctcacagagccaactgatttcaattaaaatatcttaatttgtgttctgaagattaatgaaggtctctggaacggcatgagggtgagtaataaatgacagaattttcatttttgggtgaactaaccctttaagaacatATAAGAGATAATTTACAGTAAGAAGGTCGTAGTGtttgtagatgatctgactgttgaTGTGTGTGCTCTGCTCTCTTTCAGCCTTACTCACTGTAATCTCACTGTTCAGTCTTGTGAGAGTTTTTCATCAGTCCTGCAATCCTCAAACTCTGTCCTGACAGAGCTGGACCTGAGTAACAATGATCTACAGGATTCTGGAGTGAAGCTTCTTTCTGATGGACTGAAGAGGAACTGTAAGCTGGAGATTTTGAGGTAAATGGTTTCccttaaaataattaacaaaatgCTACCATAATACAGATTTTCTCAATCGATTTGATATACTTGTCTAAACTCAAGTCACTGTTCTCCAAACAGTTAACATGGTGATCTGAACACTTTATAATGAGTCAAATGTGAAGGCCTTTATGATAACCATACTTCAAATTTGTCCTCTGCAATTTAATCCATCCATGTTAGTGCTTGAGGCCTCTCTCAAACAAATATCAATGATAATACTGTggtcaataaaacaaaattctttttattACAATTAACATGACAATGTGCACATtcctgtttatttttatttattttgatccAACTACCATAGTTGGTTCAGTGAAGCCCAGGTGCCACTTACAGGCCTATTATGTGAAGAACATTCAAAATGGTGATGTGAAAGGACTTTATAATACTgccatttttgataattattgataattATGCCATTTTTGATAATGCATTATCAGTGTAACAgtgaaaacgtctcaggttatgtatgtaaccatagttccctgagaactagggaacgagactctgcgtttgATTACGCAATGGGGAACGTCACACGTGACACAGTGTCTGAAAGCAAACTATCCAacaactccaatccctattggccggcgacagcctatgacgtaatATGCCGCGACCCGGAAGTATAAAGGAGCGCCTGGAGAAACAGTCAGTATCTATTGTCTTGAGGGACTGTtctgactttggcgctccgaacagcagattcgataggCTGATTCaatgtgctccgatgcttcatgaagcagtgttttgaaatcggccatcactaaacaaatcgttattttgtttttttggcgctccaaaaatattctcgttgctttataatattaatattgaaccactgtactcacatgaaccgatttaaatatgtttttagtac
The window above is part of the Chanodichthys erythropterus isolate Z2021 chromosome 3, ASM2448905v1, whole genome shotgun sequence genome. Proteins encoded here:
- the LOC137017021 gene encoding NACHT, LRR and PYD domains-containing protein 3-like isoform X5, coding for MEEDKLKHKEVQMSSSAHTGVSVGLNAQTGATVNAPVLTGNTITGPVNININTAGNETAEKHREEQENLILKKFLGTHKTDMKEKAERIFEGMKENEALLKDVYTELFITEGDMKDVNQEHEILKIDDAFKNKKTQDKPIKCNDIFTLLRGKNEKKIVLTKGVAGVGKTVSVHKFILDWAEGKANDFVDCVFLLPFRDINLMTNEDYSLHELLLEFYPELKDLEKSKLYKECKIAFIFDGLDESRLPLNFNSRSLNSAEKISSVDVLFTSLVKGILLPSALVWVTSRPAAANQIPPQYVGLYTEVQGFTDQQKEEYFRKRITDETQASRIISHIKTSRSLYIMCHIPVFCWIMATVLQDILTGNNTENISTTLTEMYIHFLLIQMNLKSQKYDKQEERQRTKLLDSNGEIILKLAKLAFEQLKKDNIVFYEKDLEACGIDVSKDTEFTGMIAEIFKKEHGLHATKVFCFVHLSVQEFLAAVHVFLCYLNKNMQELQFFFDEPEENVTLQELLEKAVDKAMKSERGHLYLFLRFLLGISLESSQNLLKGLITHTDVTTESITQTTKYIKRKLSWYTSDEASVNLFYCLLELKDNSLYEEIQRYLSSGEHPGRELSSSMCTVLTYILLMSEKVLDEFNPKRFTSSSNYKRFVPAVRCCRKALFDGCGLDETCCETISSVLQSSNSHLTEWDLSCNHLKDSGVMLLSDGLKSSHCQLNILRLFGCNLTGQSCESLSLALESSNSVLRELDLSNNDLQNSGVKLLSDGLKSPNCQLQILSLTHCNLTVQSCESFSSVLQSSNSVLTELDLSNNDLQDSGVKLLSDGLKRNCKLEILRWHATQVSRLFRWSWTVRKSSLFPRKKNTTLTMNVCILKSDLIQLKIQFLMRMWIHHSHIHLQFPLGGHAATQAEMRKMETLCRGG
- the LOC137017021 gene encoding NACHT, LRR and PYD domains-containing protein 3-like isoform X7 produces the protein MEEDKLKHKEVQMSSSAHTGVSVGLNAQTGATVNAPVLTGNTITGPVNININTAGNETAEKHREEQENLILKKFLGTHKTDMKEKAERIFEGMKENEALLKDVYTELFITEGDMKDVNQEHEILKIDDAFKNKKTQDKPIKCNDIFTLLRGKNEKKIVLTKGVAGVGKTVSVHKFILDWAEGKANDFVDCVFLLPFRDINLMTNEDYSLHELLLEFYPELKDLEKSKLYKECKIAFIFDGLDESRLPLNFNSRSLNSAEKISSVDVLFTSLVKGILLPSALVWVTSRPAAANQIPPQYVGLYTEVQGFTDQQKEEYFRKRITDETQASRIISHIKTSRSLYIMCHIPVFCWIMATVLQDILTGNNTENISTTLTEMYIHFLLIQMNLKSQKYDKQEERQRTKLLDSNGEIILKLAKLAFEQLKKDNIVFYEKDLEACGIDVSKDTEFTGMIAEIFKKEHGLHATKVFCFVHLSVQEFLAAVHVFLCYLNKNMQELQFFFDEPEENVTLQELLEKAVDKAMKSERGHLYLFLRFLLGISLESSQNLLKGLITHTDVTTESITQTTKYIKRKLSWYTSDEASVNLFYCLLELKDNSLYEEIQRYLSSGEHPGRELSSSMCTVLTYILLMSEKVLDEFNPKRFTSSSNYKRFVPAVRCCRKALFDGCGLDETCCETISSVLQSSNSHLTEWDLSCNHLKDSGVMLLSDGLKSSHCQLNILRLFGCNLTGQSCESLSLALESSNSVLRELDLSNNDLQNSGVKLLSDGLKSPNCQLQILSLTHCNLTVQSCESFSSVLQSSNSVLTELDLSNNDLQDSGVKLLSDGLKRNCKLEILRLSGCMVTEEGCGYVSSALSSNPSHLRELDLSYNHPGDSGVKLLSDTLNHPNYRLNKLK
- the LOC137017021 gene encoding NACHT, LRR and PYD domains-containing protein 3-like isoform X6, producing the protein MEEDKLKHKEVQMSSSAHTGVSVGLNAQTGATVNAPVLTGNTITGPVNININTAGNETAEKHREEQENLILKKFLGTHKTDMKEKAERIFEGMKENEALLKDVYTELFITEGDMKDVNQEHEILKIDDAFKNKKTQDKPIKCNDIFTLLRGKNEKKIVLTKGVAGVGKTVSVHKFILDWAEGKANDFVDCVFLLPFRDINLMTNEDYSLHELLLEFYPELKDLEKSKLYKECKIAFIFDGLDESRLPLNFNSRSLNSAEKISSVDVLFTSLVKGILLPSALVWVTSRPAAANQIPPQYVGLYTEVQGFTDQQKEEYFRKRITDETQASRIISHIKTSRSLYIMCHIPVFCWIMATVLQDILTGNNTENISTTLTEMYIHFLLIQMNLKSQKYDKQEERQRTKLLDSNGEIILKLAKLAFEQLKKDNIVFYEKDLEACGIDVSKDTEFTGMIAEIFKKEHGLHATKVFCFVHLSVQEFLAAVHVFLCYLNKNMQELQFFFDEPEENVTLQELLEKAVDKAMKSERGHLYLFLRFLLGISLESSQNLLKGLITHTDVTTESITQTTKYIKRKLSWYTSDEASVNLFYCLLELKDNSLYEEIQRYLSSGEHPGRELSSSMCTVLTYILLMSEKVLDEFNPKRFTSSSNYKRFVPAVRCCRKALFDGCGLDETCCETISSVLQSSNSHLTEWDLSCNHLKDSGVMLLSDGLKSSHCQLNILRLFGCNLTGQSCESLSLALESSNSVLRELDLSNNDLQNSGVKLLSDGLKSPNCQLQILSLTHCNLTVQSCESFSSVLQSSNSVLTELDLSNNDLQDSGVKLLSDGLKRNCKLEILRWHATQVSRLFRWSWTVRKSSLFPRKKNTTLTMNVCILKSDLIQLKIQFLMRMWIHHSHIHLQFPLGGHAATQAEMRKSCLAVW